A portion of the Acanthopagrus latus isolate v.2019 chromosome 21, fAcaLat1.1, whole genome shotgun sequence genome contains these proteins:
- the LOC119010618 gene encoding myocilin-like, which produces MWLQVCFLCLSCLTVPSRGQAQASLRRANDPAGRCHYTFTVASPEESSCTGSNPETDGLLSRLTLLEASVSRLIAGEDGEAGAGVGANGEEALQEAYAQVTGERNQLQQDKESLNRQVLELQKRLDELSQEAESLRQRPCKQAHTSGGAQRENRPASDPAYDLGNGAYQEMKAEVTEVPASHLLPEGSHSFKGCGELQSVEDPVVHRKADSITGKYGVWLQDPEPQTPNYTNRTVWRIDTVGKDVRQLFAYEDMDQFAKGFPMKVLVLPEPVESTGATMYRGSLYYQRKRSRTLIRYDLASESLASRLDLPHAGYHGQHPYSWGGYTDIDLAADEQGLWAIYSTSKAKGAIVISQLDPESLKVMKSWETNIRKNTVANAFMVCGRLYTVASYTAANTTINHMFDTATSAGRAIAVPFKNKYRYNSMVDYNHAQRKLFSWDNFHMVTYDVRLGRAGHGSR; this is translated from the exons ATGTGGCTCCAGGTGTGCTTCTTGTGTCTCTCCTGCTTGACTGTGCCCAGCCGAGGCCAGGCCCAAGCCTCTCTACGCCGCGCCAATGACCCCGCCGGGCGCTGCCACTACACCTTCACCGTGGCCAGTCCAGAGGAGTCCAGCTGCACCGGAAGCAATCCAGAGACGGATGGACTCTTGTCCCGACTGACCCTGCTGGAGGCTTCGGTCAGCAGGCTCATAGCGGGAGAGGACGGGGAAGCCGGGGCTGGCGTCGGAGCCAACGGCGAAGAGGCTCTCCAGGAGGCTTACGCGCAGGTTACAGGGGAGAgaaaccagctgcagcaggacaagGAGAGTCTGAACAGGCAGGTCCTGGAGCTGCAGAAGAGGCTGGACGAGCTGAGTCAGGAGGCAGAGAGCCTAAGGCAGAGACCCTGCAAGCAGGCGCACACCTCAGGGGGAGCGCAGCGTGAAAATAGACCTGCCAGTG ACCCTGCCTATGATTTGGGGAACGGTGCGTACCAGGAGATGAAGGCGGAGGTCACAGAGGTTCCAGCATCCCACCTCCTTCCTGAAGGGAGTCACAGCTTCAAAG gCTGTGGGGAGCTTCAGTCAGTGGAAGATCCTGTGGTGCACAGGAAGGCTGACAGCATCACGGGGAAGTATGGGGTGTGGCTGCAGGATCCCGAGCCCCAGACGCCTAACTACACCAACAGGACGGTGTGGCGCATCGACACAGTGGGTAAAGATGTCCGCCAGCTCTTCGCGTACGAAGATATGGATCAGTTCGCCAAGGGCTTCCCCATGAAAGTCCTAGTCCTGCCAGAGCCTGTGGAGAGCACGGGGGCCACCATGTACCGTGGCTCCCTCTACTACCAGCGCAAACGCAGCCGCACCCTGATCCGTTACGACCTGGCATCGGAGAGCCTGGCCTCGCGCCTTGACTTGCCTCACGCCGGCTACCACGGCCAACACCCTTACTCCTGGGGCGGCTACACTGACATCGACCTGGCGGCGGACGAGCAGGGCCTGTGGGCCATCTACAGCACGAGCAAGGCCAAGGGCGCAATCGTGATCTCCCAGCTGGACCCCGAGAGCCTGAAGGTGATGAAGAGCTGGGAGACCAACATCAGGAAGAACACAGTGGCCAATGCGTTCATGGTGTGCGGGCGCCTGTACACAGTGGCCAGCTACACCGCGGCCAACACCACCATCAACCATATGTTTGACACGGCCACCAGCGCGGGGCGGGCCATCGCCGTGCCCTTCAAGAACAAGTACCGTTACAACAGCATGGTGGACTACAACCACGCCCAGAGGAAGCTGTTCTCCTGGGACAACTTCCACATGGTCACCTATGACGTCAGACTGGGCCGGGCCGGACATGGCAGCCGTTAA